From the genome of Vicia villosa cultivar HV-30 ecotype Madison, WI linkage group LG2, Vvil1.0, whole genome shotgun sequence, one region includes:
- the LOC131653292 gene encoding pentatricopeptide repeat-containing protein At1g12300, mitochondrial-like has translation MSLLRYAASFSIPNSRSYSHYLQHFHDDVDAVSLFNRMLHKNPTPPAIEFGKILDSLVKAKHYSTVVSLTHQMELSRVTPNFVILNILINSLSQLGHISFAFSVFTKILKKGYRPDCITFTTLIKALCLKGHLHQALQLHDNVVAQGYELNQVTYGTLINGLCKAGQTIAALQLLRRVDGKLVHPDVVMYTTIIDTMCKDKLINDACDLYSEMLAKRISPNVFTYSALINGFCIVGKLKEAIDLFNKMALENINPDVYTFNILVDAFCKEGKVKEVQNVLAAMIKEGIKPDVVTYNSLMDGYCLVNEVNKAKGIFKTMVQRGVTLDVRSYNIMINGFCKIRMVDEAISLFKEMHCRKIIPNTITYSSLIDGLCKLGRISYALELVDEMRDRGQLPDIITYSSILDALCNHHQVDKAIALLTKFKGEGIQPNIYTYTILIKGLCQSGRLVDAQNVFEDLSLKGYNINVYTYTVMIQGFCNKGLFDEAMALLVKMKDNGCLPDAITYEIVISSLFENNENDKAKKLLCEMIARGLVYDRK, from the coding sequence ATGTCGCTTTTAAGGTACGCTGCTTCTTTCTCCATTCCCAATTCTAGATCATACTCTCACTATCTGCAACATTTTCATGATGATGTTGATGCCGTTTCCTTGTTCAATCGAATGCTCCATAAGAATCCCACTCCACCCGCCATTGAATTTGGCAAGATTTTAGATTCTCTTGTCAAAGCCAAACATTATTCCACTGTTGTTTCCCTTACTCACCAAATGGAATTGAGTAGAGTTACTCCTAATTTTGTAATTCTCAATATCCTCATCAATTCTCTTTCTCAATTGGGTCATATTTCTTTTGCCTTTTCTGTATTCACAAAGATTCTCAAGAAAGGTTATCGCCCAGATTGCATAACTTTTACTACACTCATCAAGGCTCTCTGTCTCAAAGGTCACCTCCATCAAGCATTGCAACTTCATGACAACGTGGTAGCACAGGGATATGAGTTGAACCAAGTTACTTATGGAACCTTGATCAATGGTTTATGCAAGGCAGGACAAACAATAGCTGCTCTTCAGTTGCTCAGACGGGTGGATGGGAAATTGGTACACCCTGATGTGGTAATGTACACTACCATTATTGACACCATGTGCAAAGATAAACTTATTAATGATGCATGTGATTTATATTCTGAAATGCTTGCTAAGAGGATTTCTCCTAATGTTTTCACTTACTCTGCTTTAATTAATGGCTTTTGCATTGTTGGTAAATTAAAAGAAGCAATTGATTTGTTTAACAAAATGGCATTGGAAAACATCAACCCGGATGTGTATACTTTTAATATACTGGTTGATGCTTTTTGTAAGGAAGGAAAGGTGAAAGAAGTGCAAAATGTGTTAGCTGCGATGATTAAAGAAGGCATTAAACCCGACGTTGTTACCTATAATTCTTTAATGGATGGATATTGTCTTGTAAATGAAGTGAACAAGGCAAAGGGTATATTCAAGACTATGGTTCAAAGGGGAGTAACTCTTGATGTTCGGAGCTACAATATCATGATTAATGGATTCTGTAAGATTAGAATGGTAGACGAAGCTATAAGTCTATTTAAAGAAATGCATTGTAGAAAAATCATTCCTAATACAATAACTTATAGTTCCCTTATTGATGGCTTGTGCAAATTGGGAAGAATCTCATATGCTTTGGAGCTTGTCGATGAAATGCGTGATAGAGGTCAACTACCTGATATAATTACATATAGTTCTATATTGGATGCTTTATGCAATCACCATCAAGTTGATAAGGCAATTGCATTGTTAACAAAGTTTAAAGGCGAGGGTATTCAACCAAATATCTATACATACACTATTCTTATCAAGGGATTGTGCCAAAGTGGAAGACTAGTGGATGCCCAAAACGTTTTTGAAGATCTTTCGCTCAAAGGCTATAACATAAATGTCTATACATATACTGTTATGATCCAAGGGTTTTGCAACAAGGGCTTGTTTGATGAAGCGATGGCCTTGCTAGTAAAAATGAAAGATAATGGTTGCCTTCCAGATGCTATAACTTATGAAATAGTTATTTCTTCTctatttgaaaataatgaaaatgataagGCAAAGAAGCTTCTCTGTGAAATGATTGCGAGAGGTCTAGTGTACGACCGAAAATAG
- the LOC131650899 gene encoding cathecol O-methyltransferase 1-like, producing MTRVAKFFAPNSDGISLAPLISLNIDNILLASWSQLKDAIQLGGTPFNKAHGTHLFDYPNSDLRFNQIFNTAMNNHSTIVMKRVLECYDGFKNIKRIVDVGGGLGMNINLITSKYTHVQGINFDLPHVIKHAPSYPGVEHISRDMFESLPKGDAIFMKNCYDAIPNDGKVKVLEALLPIMPKNEVLSNTRYYGSFI from the exons ATGACTCGTGTTGCCAAATTCTTTGCTCCTAATTCTGATGGTATTTCATTAGCACCCTTGATTTCGTTGAATATTGATAACATCCTCCTTGCTAGTTG gtCTCAACTTAAAGATGCAATTCAGTTAGGAGGTACTCCATTCAATAAGGCTCATGGTACACATCTATTTGACTATCCTAACTCGGATTTGAGgttcaatcaaattttcaataCTGCAATGAACAATCATTCAACTATAGTCATGAAGAGGGTTCTTGAATGCTACGATGGTTTtaagaacataaaaagaattgTGGATGTTGGTGGTGGTCTTGGGATGAACATTAACTTGATCACTTCAAAATACACTCATGTCCAGGGTATCAATTTTGATTTGCCTCATGTCATAAAACACGCTCCTTCCTATCCTG GAGTGGAGCACATCAGCCGTGATATGTTTGAAAGTTTGCCTAAAGGAGATGCCATTTTTATGAAG AATTGCTATGATGCTATTCCCAATGATGGAAAGGTGAAAGTTTTGGAGGCACTTCTACCTATTATGCCTAAGAATGAAGTCCTTTCTAATACAAGATATTATGGATCTTTTATATAG
- the LOC131650900 gene encoding uncharacterized protein LOC131650900: MRRVRASGAINLHPGSLKLFAWTKDFNPSLQSNTSAQVWVRFFGLSQEYWRPRILFAIASCIGTPICIDAASSKSRIDRTFGQYVRVLIDMDLTKPLNHNVLVERAGFAFFADIEYENIPQFCEHCRKLGHAVQDCKLLQKQVGPQVPKTKVSYVPKSKPNDIVADKCDTVVEEVVPKDPLVVPAAPILVPNPMNFISQPLEDSGTQFSEFVGPTQLSVDRGKSVQNEDAILMHNSWADLVDLEEEPVLDGAFTNAISILKKKQAARNKSKSLNRSQAGPALSFS, encoded by the coding sequence ATGAGAAGAGTTCGGGCATCTGGTGCTATCAATCTTCATCCTGGGTCTTTGAAGCTTTTTGCTTGGACCAAAGACTTCAATCCTTCTTTACAAAGTAACACTTCGGCGCAGGTATGGGTCAGGTTTTTTGGTTTATCTCAGGAGTACTGGAGGCCGAGAATCCTCTTTGCTATTGCCAGCTGCATAGGGACTCCCATTTGCATCGATGCAGCGTCGTCCAAATCACGTATCGACCGAACTTTTGGGCAGTATGTTAGGGTACTTATAGACATGGATTTGACTAAGCCTCTGAACCATAATGTGTTGGTAGAACGTGCTGGTTTCGCTTTTTTTGCAGATATTGAATATGAAAACATTCCTCAGTTTTGTGAGCATTGCAGGAAGCTAGGACATGCTGTGCAAGATTGTAAATTACTGCAGAAGCAAGTCGGACCTCAAGTTCCTAAGACCAAAGTTTCTTATGTTCCGAAATCAAAGCCTAATGACATTGTGGCCGACAAGTGCGATACTGTGGTTGAGGAGGTGGTACCAAAAGATCCTTTGGTTGTTCCCGCGGCACCTATCCTGGTACCAAACCCTATGAACTTTATTTCTCAGCCCCTTGAGGATTCAGGTACTCAATTCTCTGAGTTTGTAGGACCTACTCAACTTTCTGTGGATAGAGGAAAGTCTGTCCAGAATGAGGATGCTATATTAATGCATAATTCCTGGGCTGATCTTGTTGATCTTGAAGAAGAGCCAGTCCTTGATGGTGCTTTCACTAATGCGATATCCATCCTCAAAAAGAAACAAGCAGCTAGAAACAAATCAAAATCTCTCAATAGGTCTCAAGCAGGACCAGCTCTGTCATTCTCATGA
- the LOC131650902 gene encoding pentatricopeptide repeat-containing protein At1g63070, mitochondrial-like, whose protein sequence is MFCSVSSSISYILDAVSLAGNCSSVSSYINMEDFMIIKSFDVSIRPPRAPNILEVFWKPPPNDWFKINCDGAATLSGPSGCGGIARNSDGAFLGAFASYLDGANSLTAELYGAILAIEFAFARNWNNIWLETDSTAVVKAFNSPHKVPWQVRNRWLNCINIVTHWNFLVSHIFREGNSCADALANHGLTLPDYTFFSSISSFLRADFVKNRLGMSFFRIGIPNNNVAESESYSIHHSIWQDFRFLVKAKHYSTALSLHRQLELKGVASDLVNLNILMNCFSQLGLNSFSFSVFANILKKGYHPNAITLATLIKGLCLKGHLHQALYFHDKVVVQGFHLNQVSYGTLINGLCKAGQTRAPLQLLKQVDGKLVQPDVVMYNTIIDSMCKDKLVYDAIDLYSEMLDKGISPDIFTYNALIYGFCIVGDLKDAIGLFNKMILKNINLDVYTFNILVDAFCKERKLQEAKNILAMMIKKVIKPDVVTCG, encoded by the exons ATGTTCTGTTCTGtttcttcctccatttcttaTATTCTTGACGCTGTCTCCTTAGCGGGGAATTGTTCCTCTGTTAGTTCTTATATCAACATGGAAGATTTTATGATTATAAAGAGTTTCGATGTCTCTATCCGTCCGCCTAGAGCTCCGAATATATTGGAGGTTTTTTGGAAGCCCCCTCCTAATGATTGGTTCAAAATTAATTGTGACGGGGCTGCTACTTTATCGGGTCCTTCTGGTTGTGGTGGGATAGCCAGAAACAGTGATGGTGCTTTTTTGGGAGCATTCGCATCTTATTTGGATGGAGCCAATTCTCTCACGGCCGAACTCTATGGTGCTATCCTAGCAATTGAGTTCGCCTTTGCAAgaaattggaataatatttggttAGAGACGGACTCAACCGCAGTTGTCAAAGCTTTCAATTCTCCGCATAAGGTTCCTTGGCAAGTTAGGAATAGATGGTTGAATTGCATCAATATTGTTACTCATTGGAATTTTTTGGTTTCTCATATTTTTAGGGAAGGGAATAGTTGTGCGGATGCCCTTGCCAATCATGGGTTAACTTTACCTGATTATacctttttttcttccatttcttcCTTCTTAAGGGCGGATTTTGTTAAGAACAGGCTCGGTATGTCGTTCTTTAG AATTGGTATTCCAAACAACAATGTCGCTGAG TCAGAATCCTACTCCATCCATCATTCAATTTGGCAAGATTTTAGGTTCCTTGTCAAGGCCAAACATTACTCCACTGCACTTTCACTTCATCGACAACTGGAATTGAAGGGAGTTGCCTCAGATTTAGTTAATTTGAACATTTTGATGAATTGCTTTTCTCAATTGGGTCTAAACTCTTTTTCCTTTTCTGTATTTGCTAACATTCTCAAAAAGGGTTACCACCCAAATGCCATAACTCTCGCTACACTCATCAAGGGTCTCTGTCTCAAAGGTCACCTCCATCAAGCACTGTACTTTCATGACAAGGTGGTAGTGCAGGGATTTCATTTGAACCAAGTTTCTTATGGTACTTTGATTAATGGTTTATGTAAGGCTGGACAAACAAGAGCTCCGTTGCAATTGCTCAAACAAGTTGATGGGAAGTTGGTTCAGCCTGACGTGGTAATGTACAATACAATTATTGATAGTATGTGCAAAGATAAACTTGTTTATGATGCTATTGATTTATATTCTGAAATGCTTGATAAGGGAATCTCTCCTGATATTTTTACTTATAATGCATTAATCTATGGCTTTTGCATTGTGGGTGACTTGAAAGATGCCATTGGTTTGTTCAATAAAATGATACTGAAAAACATCAACCTTGATGTGTATACCTTTAATATTTTGGTTGATGCTTTTTGTAAGGAGAGAAAGTTGCAAGAAGCAAAAAACATATTAGCTATGATGATTAAAAAAGTCATCAAACCTGATGTTGTTACTTGTGGGTGA
- the LOC131653290 gene encoding pentatricopeptide repeat-containing protein At1g12300, mitochondrial-like isoform X2: MSLRRLYSQLHDNLVSAFNHLLLRHNPTPSIIEFDKILDSLVKAKHYSTAVSLHRQLELKTGIQSSLVTLSILINCFSQLGHISLSFSVFANILKKGYHPNAITLTTLIKGLCLKGEVHQALQFHDKVVAQGFHFNQVSYGTLINGLCKVGKTRQALQLLRQVDGKLVQPNVVMYTTIIDGMCKDKLVNDAFDLYSEMLDKRISPNVFTYNALIYGFCIVGKLKNAIGLLRKMILKNINPSVYSFNILVDAFCKEGKVKKANTMVASMMKNGTKPDVVTYNSLMYGYCMVNDVCKAKYIFNSMAQMGVTSIVYSYNIMINGFCKIKMVDEGMNLFQEMHRKNIIPDTITYSSLIDGLCKFGRISYALELVDEMHHRCQPPNIITYNSILDALCKNNRLDKAIALLTKIKEKGIQLDMFSYNILINGLCKGGRLEDAQKVFEDLLVKGYTLNVYSYNTIINGFCNKGLFDEALTMMSKMKDNGCIPDAITYEILILSLFKENENDKAEKLLREMIARGLL, translated from the exons ATGTCGTTGAG GCGGCTATACTCTCAATTACATGACAATCTTGTTTCTGCGTTCAATCACTTGCTGCTCCGTCACAATCCTACTCCTTCTATCATTGAATTTGACAAGATCTTAGATTCACTTGTTAAGGCCAAACATTACTCCACCGCTGTTTCTCTTCATCGACAATTGGAATTGAAGACTGGAATTCAATCAAGTTTAGTCACTTTGAGCATTTTGATCAATTGCTTTTCTCAATTGGGTCATATCTCTCTTTCCTTTTCTGTTTTTGCAAACATTCTCAAAAAGGGTTACCACCCAAATGCCATAACTCTCACTACACTCATCAAGGGTCTCTGTCTCAAAGGTGAAGTTCATCAAGCATTGCAATTTCATGATAAGGTGGTAGCACAGGGGTTTCACTTTAATCAAGTTAGTTATGGGACATTGATCAATGGTCTATGCAAAGTTGGAAAAACAAGACAAGCCTTGCAATTGCTCAGACAAGTTGATGGGAAGTTGGTTCAGCCTAATGTGGTAATGTACACTACAATCATTGATGGTATGTGTAAAGATAAACTTGTTAATGATGCTTTTGATTTATATTCTGAAATGCTTGATAAGAGAATCTCTCCGAATGTTTTTACTTATAATGCATTAATCTATGGCTTTTGCATTGTGGGTAAATTGAAAAACGCTATTGGTTTGTTACGcaaaatgatattaaaaaacATCAACCCAAGTGTGTATAGCTTTAATATTTTGGTTGATGCTTTTTGTAAGGAAGGAAAGGTGAAAAAAGCTAACACAATGGTTGCTTCCATGATGAAAAACGGCACAAAACCTGATGTTGTTACTTATAACTCTTTAATGTATGGATATTGTATGGTAAATGATGTATGCAAGGCCAAATATATATTCAACAGTATGGCCCAAATGGGAGTGACTTCTATTGTTTACAGCTACAACATCATGATTAATGGATTTTGTAAGATTAAAATGGTCGATGAAGGCATGAATCTTTTTCAAGAAATGCATCGCAAAAATATTATTCCTGATACAATAACCTACAGTTCTCTCATTGATGGTTTGTGTAAATTTGGGAGAATATCATATGCTTTAGAGCTTGTCGATGAGATGCATCATAGATGTCAACCACCTAATATAATTACGTACAATTCTATATTGGATGCTTTATGCAAAAATAATCGTCTAGACAAGGCGATTGCATTATTAACCAAAATTAAGGAGAAGGGTATTCAACTAGATATGTTCTCGTATAATATTCTTATCAATGGACTATGCAAAGGTGGAAGACTAGAGGATGCACAAAAAGTCTTTGAAGATCTTTTGGTCAAAGGATACACTCTTAACGTCTATAGTTATAACACTATTATCAATGGGTTTTGCAACAAGGGCTTGTTTGATGAAGCATTGACCATGATGTCAAAAATGAAAGACAACGGTTGCATTCCGGACGCTataacatatgaaatacttattctttctctcttcaaagaaaatgaaaatgaCAAAGCAGAAAAGCTTCTTAGAGAAATGATTGCGAGAGGTCTACTATAA
- the LOC131653290 gene encoding pentatricopeptide repeat-containing protein At1g12300, mitochondrial-like isoform X1, with amino-acid sequence MSLRYVIGSIFMPNFQLQNPNKFIPKFQLQNPNKFTPCFPSRRLYSQLHDNLVSAFNHLLLRHNPTPSIIEFDKILDSLVKAKHYSTAVSLHRQLELKTGIQSSLVTLSILINCFSQLGHISLSFSVFANILKKGYHPNAITLTTLIKGLCLKGEVHQALQFHDKVVAQGFHFNQVSYGTLINGLCKVGKTRQALQLLRQVDGKLVQPNVVMYTTIIDGMCKDKLVNDAFDLYSEMLDKRISPNVFTYNALIYGFCIVGKLKNAIGLLRKMILKNINPSVYSFNILVDAFCKEGKVKKANTMVASMMKNGTKPDVVTYNSLMYGYCMVNDVCKAKYIFNSMAQMGVTSIVYSYNIMINGFCKIKMVDEGMNLFQEMHRKNIIPDTITYSSLIDGLCKFGRISYALELVDEMHHRCQPPNIITYNSILDALCKNNRLDKAIALLTKIKEKGIQLDMFSYNILINGLCKGGRLEDAQKVFEDLLVKGYTLNVYSYNTIINGFCNKGLFDEALTMMSKMKDNGCIPDAITYEILILSLFKENENDKAEKLLREMIARGLL; translated from the coding sequence ATGTCGTTGAGGTATGTTATCGGCTCTATTTTCATGCCcaattttcaacttcaaaacccTAATAAATTCATTCCCAAATTTCAACTTCAAAACCCTAATAAATTCACTCCATGTTTTCCTTCAAGGCGGCTATACTCTCAATTACATGACAATCTTGTTTCTGCGTTCAATCACTTGCTGCTCCGTCACAATCCTACTCCTTCTATCATTGAATTTGACAAGATCTTAGATTCACTTGTTAAGGCCAAACATTACTCCACCGCTGTTTCTCTTCATCGACAATTGGAATTGAAGACTGGAATTCAATCAAGTTTAGTCACTTTGAGCATTTTGATCAATTGCTTTTCTCAATTGGGTCATATCTCTCTTTCCTTTTCTGTTTTTGCAAACATTCTCAAAAAGGGTTACCACCCAAATGCCATAACTCTCACTACACTCATCAAGGGTCTCTGTCTCAAAGGTGAAGTTCATCAAGCATTGCAATTTCATGATAAGGTGGTAGCACAGGGGTTTCACTTTAATCAAGTTAGTTATGGGACATTGATCAATGGTCTATGCAAAGTTGGAAAAACAAGACAAGCCTTGCAATTGCTCAGACAAGTTGATGGGAAGTTGGTTCAGCCTAATGTGGTAATGTACACTACAATCATTGATGGTATGTGTAAAGATAAACTTGTTAATGATGCTTTTGATTTATATTCTGAAATGCTTGATAAGAGAATCTCTCCGAATGTTTTTACTTATAATGCATTAATCTATGGCTTTTGCATTGTGGGTAAATTGAAAAACGCTATTGGTTTGTTACGcaaaatgatattaaaaaacATCAACCCAAGTGTGTATAGCTTTAATATTTTGGTTGATGCTTTTTGTAAGGAAGGAAAGGTGAAAAAAGCTAACACAATGGTTGCTTCCATGATGAAAAACGGCACAAAACCTGATGTTGTTACTTATAACTCTTTAATGTATGGATATTGTATGGTAAATGATGTATGCAAGGCCAAATATATATTCAACAGTATGGCCCAAATGGGAGTGACTTCTATTGTTTACAGCTACAACATCATGATTAATGGATTTTGTAAGATTAAAATGGTCGATGAAGGCATGAATCTTTTTCAAGAAATGCATCGCAAAAATATTATTCCTGATACAATAACCTACAGTTCTCTCATTGATGGTTTGTGTAAATTTGGGAGAATATCATATGCTTTAGAGCTTGTCGATGAGATGCATCATAGATGTCAACCACCTAATATAATTACGTACAATTCTATATTGGATGCTTTATGCAAAAATAATCGTCTAGACAAGGCGATTGCATTATTAACCAAAATTAAGGAGAAGGGTATTCAACTAGATATGTTCTCGTATAATATTCTTATCAATGGACTATGCAAAGGTGGAAGACTAGAGGATGCACAAAAAGTCTTTGAAGATCTTTTGGTCAAAGGATACACTCTTAACGTCTATAGTTATAACACTATTATCAATGGGTTTTGCAACAAGGGCTTGTTTGATGAAGCATTGACCATGATGTCAAAAATGAAAGACAACGGTTGCATTCCGGACGCTataacatatgaaatacttattctttctctcttcaaagaaaatgaaaatgaCAAAGCAGAAAAGCTTCTTAGAGAAATGATTGCGAGAGGTCTACTATAA
- the LOC131650904 gene encoding pentatricopeptide repeat-containing protein At1g09900-like: MRLTLELVDEMHDRCQPPNIITYNSILDAFCKINCLDKAIALLTKIKEEGIQLDMFSYNILINGLCKGGRLEDALKVFEDLLVKGYNPNVYTYTIMIQGFCDKGLFDEALDLLSKMTDNGCTPNATTYEIIILSLFEENENDKAEKLLREMIARVASPNEKQTSVIVVSFVQ, from the exons ATGAGGTTAACTTTAGAGCTTGTCGATGAGATGCATGATAGGTGTCAACCACCTAATATAATTACGTACAATTCTATATTGGATGCTTTCTGCAAAATTAATTGTCTTGACAAGGCGATTGCGTTATTAACCAAAATTAAGGAGGAGGGTATTCAACTAGATATGTTCTCTTATAATATTCTTATCAATGGACTCTGCAAAGGTGGAAGACTAGAGGATGCACTAAAAGTTTTTGAAGATCTTTTGGTCAAAGGATATAATCCTAATGTTTATACATATACCATTATGATCCAAGGGTTTTGTGATAAGGGCTTGTTTGATGAAGCATTGGACTTGCTATCAAAAATGACAGACAATGGTTGCACTCCAAATGCTACAACTTATGAAATAATTATTCTTTCactctttgaagaaaatgaaaatgacAAAGCAGAGAAGCTTCTTAGAGAAATGATTGCGAGAG TTGCCTCACCTAATGAGAAACAAACTTCTGTTATTGTTGTTTCTTTTGTACAATGA
- the LOC131653293 gene encoding pentatricopeptide repeat-containing protein At1g62930, chloroplastic-like, giving the protein MHDRCQPPNIITYNSILDAFCKINCLDKAIALLTKIKEEGIQLDMFSYNILINGLCKGGRLEDALKVFEDLLVKGYNPNVYTYTIMIQGFCDKGLFDEALDLLSKMTDNGCTPNATTYEIIILSLFEENENDKAEKLLREMIARGLV; this is encoded by the coding sequence ATGCATGATAGGTGTCAACCACCTAATATAATTACGTACAATTCTATATTGGATGCTTTCTGCAAAATTAATTGTCTTGACAAGGCGATTGCGTTATTAACCAAAATTAAGGAGGAGGGTATTCAACTAGATATGTTCTCTTATAATATTCTTATCAATGGACTCTGCAAAGGTGGAAGACTAGAGGATGCACTAAAAGTTTTTGAAGATCTTTTGGTCAAAGGATATAATCCTAATGTTTATACATATACCATTATGATCCAAGGGTTTTGTGATAAGGGCTTGTTTGATGAAGCATTGGACTTGCTATCAAAAATGACAGACAATGGTTGCACTCCAAATGCTACAACTTATGAAATAATTATTCTTTCactctttgaagaaaatgaaaatgacAAAGCAGAGAAGCTTCTTAGAGAAATGATTGCGAGAGGTCTAGTGTAA